The DNA segment TTTATATTTTAATAATTTTAGGTGTTAAAGTAATAACTATTTCTCTTGTTGTATCTTGTGATATTTTTCGTTTAAAAAAATAACCTATTATGGGAATACTACCTATTATAGGTACCTTTTTTTCTGTAAATACTTTATCTTCTGTTATAAGTCCACTTATAAAGAACGGTTGACCATCTTTAAGAATAACAGTCGTATTGGTTTTTCGAGAAGTGATGATAGGTTGATTTTGATTTGTAAAGCCATTTAATGTATTATAATCAGTATTAATGGTTAATTTAATAAGGCCAGTTGTAGTTATTTGCGGAGTTATTTGAAGTGTTAATCCAACATCTTTTGATGTCTCTATCTTTTCATAAGTAGATTGTGGAATATAATATATCTTATCAGTAAAGTCCAATTCTCCTGTTTGGTTGTTTAAGATTGAGATTCTTGGGGTAGCTTTGATTTTGGCAGAACCTTTACTAACTAATAGATTAATAAAATCAGATAAAGATAATGGAACAGAAATATTTCTAATATTTATATCAAAATTTTTTCTCAATGTATCCTCCCACCTTTCATAAATATTATTATATTCCTTCCTTTTTGAATATTCATTCCATGACTCCTGATAATACCTTCCACTTGTATTAAAACTTAAGAATTCAAAGATATGGTTCCAATCTACTCCTACTTTCTTGCCTTTAGCATATATAACCTCCATCACTGTCAC comes from the bacterium genome and includes:
- a CDS encoding secretin N-terminal domain-containing protein, with the protein product MFNLKQSFKKSLKSLGGGKIMVRNKMSLGLVCLLAIGMLAGTLWTTMVYSEEIPIQLEIKNSKDDINLRIIKDQDDLTISKIYKFQNISAEELVDFISSSLSDDGSFAVLKDQSAVLITDIPSKVDSIIEALKELDKQKTSGYDGIENYFYRFQNISVNSVIPFINQRLTSKGKIVCDNTLNTVMISDIPSKITEIKEVIKNVDILSEQVEIGVTVMEVIYAKGKKVGVDWNHIFEFLSFNTSGRYYQESWNEYSKRKEYNNIYERWEDTLRKNFDINIRNISVPLSLSDFINLLVSKGSAKIKATPRISILNNQTGELDFTDKIYYIPQSTYEKIETSKDVGLTLQITPQITTTGLIKLTINTDYNTLNGFTNQNQPIITSRKTNTTVILKDGQPFFISGLITEDKVFTEKKVPIIGSIPIIGYFFKRKISQDTTREIVITLTPKIIKI